Genomic DNA from Leptospirillum ferriphilum:
TGGTCGGAGCCCGCCTGGAAGCCCACGTCCATGTCATCCGGGGCTCCGAGATGGTGATTGCCAACCTCCGTCGCACGATTGAACGGTCGGGTCTCCTTCTGCAGGAGGGGGATCTGGTTCTCCAGCCCCTGGCGGCGGCCAGGGCTCTCCTGACGGAAGATGACAAGGAGCTGGGCGTCGCGATTGTCGATATTGGTGGCGGAACGACGAACCTTGCCGTGTATGTCAACGGATCTCTGGCGGCCATCCGCATGTTCCCCTATGGGGGGATTAACATGACCAAGGACCTGGCGATTGTTCTCCAGGTGTCCCAGGAGGAGGCGGAGCGAATCAAGATCGACACTCTGGGCCGGGTCCTTCAGAAGGACAGTCCGGAAACGGTTTCGGAGGCTTCCGAAAATTCGGCAAAGCCGGACACTTCGGAGCAGGAGACCCAGGTCATGGACGTCGTGGAAGCCCGCCTCGGGGAAATTCTGGGAATTGTCGCCCGGGAGCTTCGGGAAATGCGCCTGGAAAGCCGCTTGCAAAGAGGGGTTGTCCTGACGGGCGGAGTCGTCGGCATGCCCCGGATGATTCCGTTTGCCCAAAAAGTCCTTTCTCCCCTTCATGTGACGATTGGGACGGTCCGGCCACGGATTCAGGGACTCGTCGAACGGGCAATTCATCCGGAGTTCGCATCTGCGATTGGTCTTCTCTATTATGCCCGTGATCAGTGGGGAGATTCCTACGGGGAAGAATCCCCCGGACTTGCGGAAGAGAAAGCACCCGAACGGCCGAAGGACAAGAAAGTTCTTTCGGGTTCTTCCCGGCTTCTCAACTGGTTTCGGGAAATCATTTGAAACTTTTTCCGGCGGGAACCTCTCAGGTTCCGTGATGGAGCGTGTTCGATGGATGACAGGGAACCACTGATCGACTACAACCAGTCCGGCCTTCTGGAGGCGAGAATCCTGGTCGTGGGAGTCGGAGGGGGCGGTTGCAACGCGGTCAACACCATGGTCCGGGAAAAGGTGGCCGGGGTGGAGTTTGTGGCGGTCAATACCGATCTGCAGGCCCTGAACCGTATCTCGGCGCAGAGAATCCAGATTGGAGGACAACTTTCCCGGGGACTGGGGGCAGGCGCGAATCCGGAGGTCGGCCGCCGGGCGGCGATGGAGGATATTGAAAAAATCCGGTCGGTGGTGAAAGGGGCGGATATGGTCTTTGTAACCGCCGGAATGGGAGGGGGAACCGGAACCGGCGCGGCGCCCGTCATCTCCCAGGTGGCGATGGAGGCCGGCGCCCTGACCGTGGCCGTGGTTACCCGTCCGTTCGGCTTCGAGGGACCCAAGCGGGAAAGGAATGCCCTGGAAGGTCTCGAGGCCCTGAAGAAATCCACGGACACGCTGATCATCATTCCCAATGACCGGCTGCTTTCGGTGGTCGAAAAAAACGTACCGATCACGGACGCGTTCAAGATGGCCGACGATATCCTGCGGCAGGGCGTCCAGGGGATCTCCGACATCATCACAAGGCCAGGACTCATCAATCTCGATTTCGCAGACGTCAAGACAACGATGGCCCGCATGGGTCGCGCCGTGATGGGAATCGGCATCGGGAGGGGCGAAGGGCGGGCAAGTGTCGCTGCCCGCCATGCCATCAATAGCCCCCTGCTTGAAGATGCATCCATCCGGGGAGCGCGCGGCGTGCTGGTCAACTTTCACGGCGGATCCGACATGACCCTTCACGAGGTGATTGAAGCCTCCAAGCTGATCCAGGAAGAAGGGGACAAGGGGATCAATATGATCTTTGGAACGGTGGTCGAGGACGAACCCCGGGAAGAGATCCGGATCACGGTCATTGCAGCCGGTTTCGATGCCGTGGACGAGCCGGAAGCCGAAGAGCCGCAGGAAGAGATGCTGGACCCCGACCAGATCCAGGAAATCCCGGCATATCTGCGAAAACAGAGAGCCACGCATGGAACGCCTTTGCCCCATTCGCTGGAGCGCTCCGCTCCCTTGGGCGCAGAGCCCGGGGAAGAATTCGAACGACCGGCCATCTGGAGAAAACGGGGGGATTCCTGAGTGTTTTTGCATCATCCCCTTTTTTCGTCTCGCGGGATCGAGCATGGGTTTGGAACCCGGAACCCTTCTTCTGGCGGAAAGGATGCCTGTTCTTTTCGTCAGGTGCATGGGACGAGTGTCCTTGAAACGTTTCCGGGAGGTGCCACACAAGACACACCCGAAGCGGACGGAGGATGGACGTCCAGTCCGGGTATGGCGGTTGCTGTCTGGACGGCAGACTGTGTTCCGGTTCTGATTTCCGACGAAAAGGGGGAATTTGTTGCGGCGGTGCATGCCGGTTGGAGAGGAACGGTGCGGGGGATTCTTCCGGAAGCGATCCGGAAGCTCCGGTGTGCCTCCGGTCAGGACAGTTCCCGGTTTTTCTCCGTCATCGGTCCGTCCATCAAATCCTGCTGCTACACGGTGGGAGAGGATGTCTGGTCCGAG
This window encodes:
- the ftsA gene encoding cell division protein FtsA; this translates as MSSNPLYAAVDLGSTKVVAVAGHAVDDNLFEVVGLGTSPTGSALRNGTIIGVPQAVTAINRAVDQAQRMAGRPIKHVVVGFAGGEIVGMDQRVTIALRDREVQPSDIEKVLQEARSMINRPQAEILHVIPKSYTIDDLANIPNPVGMVGARLEAHVHVIRGSEMVIANLRRTIERSGLLLQEGDLVLQPLAAARALLTEDDKELGVAIVDIGGGTTNLAVYVNGSLAAIRMFPYGGINMTKDLAIVLQVSQEEAERIKIDTLGRVLQKDSPETVSEASENSAKPDTSEQETQVMDVVEARLGEILGIVARELREMRLESRLQRGVVLTGGVVGMPRMIPFAQKVLSPLHVTIGTVRPRIQGLVERAIHPEFASAIGLLYYARDQWGDSYGEESPGLAEEKAPERPKDKKVLSGSSRLLNWFREII
- the ftsZ gene encoding cell division protein FtsZ, producing the protein MIDYNQSGLLEARILVVGVGGGGCNAVNTMVREKVAGVEFVAVNTDLQALNRISAQRIQIGGQLSRGLGAGANPEVGRRAAMEDIEKIRSVVKGADMVFVTAGMGGGTGTGAAPVISQVAMEAGALTVAVVTRPFGFEGPKRERNALEGLEALKKSTDTLIIIPNDRLLSVVEKNVPITDAFKMADDILRQGVQGISDIITRPGLINLDFADVKTTMARMGRAVMGIGIGRGEGRASVAARHAINSPLLEDASIRGARGVLVNFHGGSDMTLHEVIEASKLIQEEGDKGINMIFGTVVEDEPREEIRITVIAAGFDAVDEPEAEEPQEEMLDPDQIQEIPAYLRKQRATHGTPLPHSLERSAPLGAEPGEEFERPAIWRKRGDS
- the pgeF gene encoding peptidoglycan editing factor PgeF; the protein is MFLHHPLFSSRGIEHGFGTRNPSSGGKDACSFRQVHGTSVLETFPGGATQDTPEADGGWTSSPGMAVAVWTADCVPVLISDEKGEFVAAVHAGWRGTVRGILPEAIRKLRCASGQDSSRFFSVIGPSIKSCCYTVGEDVWSEVSTVWPSWKPRRESSRLDLADLLRHQLFGEGFASEQVGEISLCTKCHPDLFFSHRGMGEKRAGRSMLNFIRRIG